A portion of the Podospora pseudoanserina strain CBS 124.78 chromosome 2, whole genome shotgun sequence genome contains these proteins:
- a CDS encoding hypothetical protein (COG:S; EggNog:ENOG503PE88) has product MTSSPLHLDLPLPPPSDAIGPYIRLLTFSDGRWSLEVAPLASTQYKALSYVWGDSSNPLTIQCNGVQLQVTRNLYWALQHLSVEFVNERLWIDAICIDQNEAAPEKGQQLDLMGEIYTQAEEVLIWLTESFLPDNANLCFQACKSYAVKWRQKELTMRFLAALTMTVVTTDENTNLNRIHNAATAAALSEDTSFTDDIVVGLLQILRHPYWSRVWVIQEMSLASRSRILTSKCTLDWDDFKIFILTMEQCLPWFLRGMGPNFRALDETTRLQRDNEPRVFYSLSHLLVQFRWSCAKNNRDKVYGLIGLLRPDERRFFMDDLPGPKYAVSTAQCYTHIAFKILQQSQDLRLLVQCSSPSFIKRDDDLPSWVPNWQYDSECLPRPRWDLTEGNPYNRTGDVRPALYNAYNASGDSECPPPQLRDNSILILYGMIAGKITAVCRPMEIHHLFVGHRTPWGVLKLAARASQADTFQRLNNGIMRSVLSTRSGLLMLTINYFENCLRKGAAMGILLEYADLALSDGTWLGDRSETNPLYAMFETLMKGPRGVEMVDSLFTDYPNETFIVEAIAQFHTQARSIRWNPFLRLLRLVGFFYYYPSAYHLLLGINFFGMGKVPPYLLCWIGLQTVAIFFTNFVLESTIASYLVPAVGGYLLNSRLSYVLGMPYRLDTVLATPLDQALARLDDGRLALVPHDTKVDDDVALLAGGRSPFVVRREYCNRFRLVGDCYVDGIMQGEAWREWKVSEMEFM; this is encoded by the coding sequence ATGACTTCCTCTCCCCTACACCTCGATCTCCccctgccaccaccctccgACGCGATAGGCCCTTATATCCGCCTTTTGACTTTTTCTGATGGCCGCTGGTCTCTTGAGGTTGCTCCATTGGCAAGCACGCAGTACAAGGCTCTGTCCTATGTCTGGGGCGACTCGAGCAACCCTCTTACGATCCAATGCAACGGGGTCCAACTCCAAGTGACGAGAAACCTCTATTGGGCATTGCAGCATCTTAGCGTCGAGTTTGTCAATGAGCGACTATGGATTGACGCGATTTGTATCGATCAGAACGAAGCAGCACCAGAAAAAGGACAGCAGCTTGATCTCATGGGTGAAATCTACACCCAAGCAGAAGAGGTCTTGATCTGGCTCACCGAGTCCTTTCTTCCTGACAACGCCAATCTTTGTTTCCAAGCATGCAAGAGCTACGCCGTGAAGTGGAGACAGAAGGAACTTACAATGAGGTTTCTTGCAGCGTTGACTATGACTGTCGTTACCACGGATGAGAACACAAACTTGAATCGAATACACAATGCCGCTACCGCGGCTGCGCTGAGTGAAGACACTTCCTTCACCGACGACATTGTGGTTGGTCTACTTCAGATTCTCCGGCATCCGTACTGGAGTCGTGTTTGGGTCATTCAGGAGATGAGCCTTGCTTCCAGATCACGAATTCTCACATCAAAGTGCACATTGGACTGGGACGACTTTAAGATCTTCATCCTCACGATGGAGCAGTGTTTGCCGTGGTTTTTGAGGGGCATGGGTCCAAACTTCCGTGCCTTGGATGAAACCACGAGATTGCAGAGGGATAACGAGCCTCGTGTCTTTTACAGCCTTTCCCATCTGCTGGTTCAATTTCGTTGGTCGTGTGCCAAAAATAACCGGGATAAGGTATATGGCTTAATTGGTCTCCTTCGCCCCGATGAACGCCGGTTCTTCATGGATGATTTGCCAGGGCCCAAGTACGCGGTATCAACCGCTCAGTGTTACACACATATCGCATTCAAAATCTTGCAACAGTCGCAAGACCTGAGGTTGCTTGTTCAATGTAGCTCTCCCAGCTTCATAAAGAGAGACGATGATCTGCCATCATGGGTACCAAACTGGCAGTACGACTCGGAATGCCTTCCACGTCCTCGATGGGATCTGACAGAGGGAAACCCATACAACCGGACAGGAGATGTCAGACCTGCCCTATACAACGCTTACAACGCGTCCGGGGACTCCGaatgtccaccaccacagttgCGTGACAACAGTATTCTCATACTTTACGGAATGATCGCGGGGAAGATCACCGCGGTGTGTCGACCGATGGAAATTCACCATCTATTTGTTGGCCACAGGACACCCTGGGGAGTCCTTAAACTCGCAGCTCGCGCTTCTCAAGCAGATACCTTTCAAAGACTCAACAATGGCATCATGCGGAGCGTCTTATCAACCAGGTCAGGACTACTTATGCTGACCATAAATTACTTCGAAAATTGTCTTCGAAAAGGCGCAGCAATGGGAATCCTTTTGGAGTATGCCGACCTAGCTCTCTCTGACGGGACCTGGCTAGGTGATAGGAGCGAGACAAATCCTTTGTATGCCATGTTTGAAACCTTGATGAAGGGCCCGAGAGGAGTCGAAATGGTTGATTCTCTTTTTACCGACTATCCAAACGAAACTTTTATCGTGGAGGCTATTGCACAGTTCCACACTCAGGCCAGATCTATACGATGGAATCCATTTCTCAGGCTACTAAGGCTGGTTGGATTTTTCTACTATTATCCATCGGCCTATCATCTACTACTTGGAATCAACTTCTTCGGTATGGGTAAAGTCCCGCCTTATCTACTGTGTTGGATAGGATTACAGACCGTTGCAATATTCTTTACCAACTTCGTTTTGGAATCTACCATCGCCAGCTATTTGGTCCCGGCTGTTGGGGGTTATCTTCTGAACAGTAGACTATCCTACGTTCTCGGCATGCCATACAGATTGGATACCGTGCTTGCAACACCGCTTGACCAGGCACTGGCACGGCTAGACGACGGAAGATTAGCACTCGTACCGCATGACACGaaggttgacgatgatgtgGCGCTTTTGGCAGGGGGTCGTTCCCCTTTTGTAGTGAGAAGAGAGTACTGCAATCGGTTCAGACTTGTTGGAGACTGTTATGTAGATGGCATCATGCAGGGGGAAGCATGGCGAGAGTGGAAAGTGAGCGAGATGGAATTCATGTGA
- a CDS encoding hypothetical protein (COG:V; MEROPS:MER0006204; EggNog:ENOG503NYDR), translating to MANQTIEPTFQAAISASKINGVVICATNTTGSFTYNHIAGSRTLLSGESLPHQLNDIFYLASATKLITTIAALQAIDDGHLSLDSPDTISQFAPELVNRPILSPDGATLTPPTNRITLRQLLSHTSGLAYHFLHPYLSAWREKNQEPLQPGHRRPVEEAFAYPLIFEPGTSWSYGPNLDWAGRILERATNTTVGQHVQERICKPLGIPAQDAQFYPVEGDEPRSRMVDLNPSDPEGLGLAVVGVTMDMNRRSEGDFGGHGMFMSAEGYIKVLRSLLANDGNLLRKETVEEMFRDQIGAEGEENARGVFDGPTGIFYRVGTEGVKVGHGLGGLLTLEGVDGWYGERTLTWGGGLSFAWFVDRSNGLCGLCAIQPAMPVDVRSLSDLKNTFRQDVYRKFEKWKKEEKLKL from the coding sequence ATGGCCAACCAAACTATCGAACCCACCTTCCAAGCCgccatctccgcctccaaaatCAACGGCGTCGTCATCTGCgcaaccaacaccaccggcagctTCACCTACAACCACATCGCCGGCTCACGCACCCTTCTTTCCGGTGaatccctcccccaccaactcAACGACATCTTTTACCTCGCCTCCGCAACaaagctcatcaccaccatcgccgccctccAAGCCATAGACGACGGGCACCTCTCCCTCGACTCCCCAGACACAATCTCCCAATTCGCCCCGGAACTAGTCAACAgacccatcctctccccagACGGCGCGaccctcacccctcccaccaaccgCATCACCCTCCGCCAGTTACTTTCCCACACCTCCGGCCTGGCATATCACTTCCTCCACCCTTACCTCTCCGCCTGGCGCGAGAAGAACCAAGAGCCCCTGCAACCAGGCCACCGTCGCCCAGTAGAAGAGGCATTCGCTTACCCGCTGATCTTTGAGCCCGGAACATCCTGGTCTTATGGACCTAACCTCGATTGGGCAGGGCGTATCCTCGAGCGAGCGACGAATACCACCGTCGGGCAACACGTCCAGGAGCGCATCTGCAAACCACTTGGCATCCCAGCACAAGATGCCCAGTTTTACCCCGTCGAGGGTGATGAACCCAGATCTCGAATGGTCGACCTTAACCCCTCTGACCCGGAAGGGCTGGGGTTGGCTGTTGTGGGGGTGACAATGGATATGAACAGGCGGAGTGAGGGGGATTTTGGTGGGCATGGGATGTTTATGAGTGCTGAGGGGTATATCAAAGTTCTTCGGTCTCTGTTGGCAAATGATGGAAATTTGTTGAGGAaagagacggtggaggagatgtttaGGGATCAGAttggggcggagggggaggagaatgcgaggggggtgtttgatggtCCTACTGGCATCTTCTACAGGGTTGGGACGGAGGGGGTCAAGGTTGGACATGGGTTGGGTGGGCTGTTGactttggagggggtggatgggtggtatGGGGAGAGGACTTTGActtggggcggggggttgtCGTTTGCGTGGTTTGTTGATCGGAGCAATGGGCTTTGCGGGTTGTGTGCGATACAGCCGGCGATGCCGGTTGATGTGCGGAGTCTTTCGGATTTGAAGAATACGTTCAGGCAAGATGTTTATAGGAAGTTTgagaagtggaagaaggaggagaagctgaagttGTAG
- a CDS encoding hypothetical protein (EggNog:ENOG503P5YD; COG:S) translates to MKLSTLLPLLPLATASAPASPGLSYLGHASIAASAPFSIGSSTFGSRTVFPLAGGTFIGPLFNATVPAYGGDWGLGNPAAGNFYVDARYQLKTTDGVDIYVSANGPQQPEGVLHTRVRFEAGSDTPYGWLSGIVAVGITTPVVDEDGQVEGIEIDLWRMTSPSTIAGKGKKGKKTRRF, encoded by the exons ATGAAGCTCTCAacgctcctccctctcctcccgcttGCCAcagcctccgctccggcctCACCAGGCCTCTCCTACCTCGGCCACGCAAGcatcgccgcctccgcccctTTCAGCATCGGCTCCAGCACCTTTGGCAGCCGTACCGTCTTCCCCCTTGCTGGCGGGACATTCATCGGTCCTCTCTTCAATGCCACCGTTCCTGCCTATGGA GGTGACTGGGGTCTGGGCAATCCAGCCGCGGGCAACTTTTATGTCGACGCTCGGTATCAATTGAAAACTACCGATGGCGTAGACATCTACGTCTCGGCCAACGGCCCGCAGCAACCTGAGGGTGTGTTGCATACCAGAGTCAGGTTTGAGGCTGGATCAGACACGCCGTATGGGTGGCTGAGCGGAATTGTGGCGGTGGGGATTACTACGCCGGTGGTGGACGAGGATGGGCAAGTGGAAGGAATCGAGATTGATCTTTGGAGGATGACTAGTCCGAGTACGATTGCgggcaaggggaagaaggggaagaagacgcGGAGGTTCTAG
- a CDS encoding hypothetical protein (EggNog:ENOG503P8IB; COG:S) — MHVSNLCLAATAFLAIEVQAAPATQATTNALHVGTQNSPVGHHCGVSTYLNYLSTSLVDDCLKMLDNLSPDSGGGGEDGLNRGDMDWTIVGDFHREIGKYSTCAFGCHVTYPQGALAMIGIDDVRRVVQRSIEMFKHAGDGGDKVGAQGDFECDFAGSAGKTVSWYLFNPIINSTCFGGGPWSG, encoded by the exons ATGCACGTCTCCAACCTGTGCCTTGCGGCGACCGCGTTCCTGGCCATTGAAGTTCAAGCCGCGCCAGCCACACAAGCCACAACCAATGCCCTCCACGTTGGTACCCAGAACAGCCCCGTCGGCCACCACTGTGGGGTCTCGACCTACCTGAACTACCTCAGCACCTCTCTGGTCGATGACTGTCTGAAGATGCTCGATAACCTTTCGCCTGattctggtggtggcggtgaagaTGGTTTGAACAGAGGCGATATGGACTG GACCATCGTCGGCGACTTTCACCGGGAGATTGGCAAATACTCAACCTGCGCGTTCGGCTGCCACGTCACCTACCCCCAAGGTGCCCTCGCCATGATCGGTATCGATGATGTTCGCCGTGTGGTGCAGAGGTCGATCGAGATGTTCAAGCATGCGGGCGATGGGGGAGATAAAGTTGGAGCTCAGGGTGATTTTGAGTGCGACTTTGCTGGCTCGGCTGGGAAGACGGTCAGTTGGTATCTTTTCAACCCGATCATTAACTCGAcgtgttttggtggtgggccaTGGTCTGGATGA
- a CDS encoding hypothetical protein (EggNog:ENOG503P96B), which produces MASTTNHPRPPQYHNPSCLSPQQRTPRLITALSFLPALPLLIAHGVISQNAIPAVGLAPLFVSACVGIFILLQLKKKERRQKRAVSGEGYGDDIEGHGRQHGQHGHRGRITPSDDDEDEAEEKDSVFTHRILIFLVDAGLAAGLLVVLGLTVIETITGKPYHRGKPAEEGGDEGDVPKPEPGPEVVDDLRRAELVMLAAYGTIPLLVNFGIHFYMAIRELIAGLAIHGLIQYTAWQVLDPDCPHCGGRLRPEHTPDIPWYETVSAPSFAVPSVALPEVPAPNVTMPKWQWKTPSWLSRKQSEDFSGADPDARLFVDDGDRYRDDTTEDEAASTTGIVAGTASVGPGPVVEEVVKGKKDKKKRSSSGSGYYEDEAGWP; this is translated from the exons AtggcctccaccaccaatcaCCCCAGACCGCCTCAGTACCACAACCCATCCTGTCTGTCCCCACAACAACGCACACCCCGCCTCATCACAGCGCTTTctttcctccccgccctgcCGCTGCTGATTGCTCATGGGGTGATTTCCCAGAATGCCATTCCTGCTGTTGGGCTCGCGCCGCTTTTTGTTTCGGCTTGCGTCGGCATTTTTATTTTGCTgcagctgaagaagaaggagaggaggcagaagAGGGCGGTGAGTGGGGAAGGGTATGGGGATGATATTGAGGGGCATGGGAGACAGCATGGCCAGCACGGCCATCGCGGGAGGATCACGCCttctgatgatgacgaggatgaggcaGAAGAGAAAGACTCTGTGTTTACCCATCGGATACTAATATTTTTGGTGGATGCTGGCTTGGCggctgggttgttggttgtgttggggttgacggTTATTGAGACCATCACCGGAAAGCCTTATCATCGTGGCAAGcctgcggaggagggtggcgatGAGGGCGATGTGCCGAAACCTGAACCTGGGcctgaggttgttgatgatctgAGAAGGGCggagttggtgatgctggctgCATATGGAACAATTCCTTTGCTGGTCAACTT TGGCATCCATTTCTACATGGCAATCAGGGAGCTGATTGCTGGCTTGGCTATTCATGGCTTGATCCAGTACACCGCTTGGCAAGTTCTTGACCCTGACTGCCCGCACTGCGGTGGCAGGTTGAGGCCGGAGCACACGCCAGATATCCCATGGTATGAGACGGTTTCTGCGCCTTCCTTCGCAGTGCCAAGCGTTGCGTTGCCCGAGGTTCCTGCTCCGAATGTCACAATGCCAAAGTGGCAGTGGAAGACCCCGTCTTGGCTGTCGAGAAAGCAGAGCGAGGACTTCTCTGGCGCAGACCCGGATGCCAGGCTGTTTGTGGACGATGGGGACAGGTATAGGGACGATACCACTGAGGACGAGGCAGCATCCACGACTGGCATTGTTGCTGGCACTGCATCCGTGGGCCCAGGCCCTGTTGTCGAAGAGGTcgtgaaggggaagaaggacaagaaaaagaggtcTTCAAGCGGCTCGGGGTACTACGAGGATGAGGCCGGGTGGCCCTAA
- a CDS encoding hypothetical protein (EggNog:ENOG503NYM6; COG:U), with the protein MAPPTPKPPPAPFRSNFLAEKRIITICFFIALGQFQYGYDSAAIAGFQSMPAFLRVYGYEDPTNPIGLNISTDVQRLIQSLMNVGGFLSAIVMYASHTKLSRRIGLWLGCGFAFLSVSLMIGTTSLGGLYAGRLLLGVSNGFFVPYSVTYMTESAPALLRGPIVGMSTFQTSLGALFGILVDNYCKIYPGNAPWQIPLGVMYIVPTILTILLAFLPDTPRFYVTQGQDEKAINAVRRLRGIKDEAYLRAEVEDIKSAFLLEQELHSGVHLNDMFRGPDLRRTLLCFATTIGGTATGVTFMAGFSVYLFVQARVGSPFEWVMISLAIALTGNMAAFPAMKYFGRRELLIGTSVISAGMMYGMAIAYTVSAWTDPAASRALVAMSIVFTWIYGIGQGPVMWALSTEIPSQRLRSQTVGTASGLNFIVGWVVSFCTPYFINPDKLGWGPKYGYIWGSSNLVLALWAFFYVPETKGRSLEQLEELFEKGVSARKFSSYVVERQLVEDSVGGVPAEKEKATTVQVDDVEKR; encoded by the coding sequence ATGGCCCCCCCgacccccaaaccaccccccgccccctttcGCAGTAACTTCCTCGCCGAAAAGCGCATCATAACCATCTGCTTCTTCATCGCACTCGGACAATTCCAATACGGCTACGActccgccgccatcgccggcTTCCAATCCATGCCCGCCTTCCTCCGCGTCTACGGCTATGAAgaccccaccaaccccatcggcctcaacatctccaccgACGTCCAGCGCCTGATCCAATCCCTCATGAACGTCGGCGGcttcctctccgccatcGTCATGTACGCCTCCCACACAAAACTCTCCCGCCGCATCGGCCTCTGGCTCGGTTGCGGTTTCGCTTTCTTGAGCGTAAGCCTCATGATCGGGACAACCTCCCTAGGTGGCTTATACGCAGGCCGATTACTGCTTGGAGTAAGCAACGGGTTTTTCGTCCCCTACAGCGTGACGTACATGACGGAATCTGCGCCAGCCTTGCTGAGAGGGCCGATTGTGGGGATGAGCACCTTTCAAACCTCCCTCGGGGCGCTGTTTGGGATTTTGGTGGATAATTACTGCAAGATATACCCTGGGAACGCACCTTGGCAGATTCCCCTGGGGGTGATGTACATTGTTCCGACAATCTTGACGATTTTGTTGGCTTTCTTGCCGGATACACCCCGTTTCTACGTCACCCAAGGGCAGGACGAGAAAGCGATCAACGCGGTGAGACGGTTGAGGGGTATCAAAGACGAGGCGTATCTCCGggcagaggtggaggatattAAGAGTGCGTTTTTGCTGGAGCAGGAGCTGCATTCGGGTGTTCATCTTAATGATATGTTTCGGGGTCCGGATTTGAGAAGGACATTGCTCTGCTTCGCGACGACGATTGGGGGGACGGCGACGGGGGTGACGTTTATGGCTGGGTTTTCGGTGTATTTGTTTGTGCAGGCGAGGGTTGGATCGCCGTTTGAGTGGGTGATGATTTCGCTTGCAATTGCGCTGACGGGAAATATGGCGGCGTTTCCGGCGATGAAGTATTTTGGCAGAAGAGAGCTGCTGATCGGGACGTCGGTGATCTCGGCGGGGATGATGTACGGGATGGCGATTGCATATACTGTTTCGGCGTGGACAGATCCTGCGGCAAGCAGAGCGTTGGTCGCAATGAGTATCGTGTTTACTTGGATCTATGGCATTGGTCAGGGGCCGGTTATGTGGGCGTTGTCGACGGAGATCCCCTCGCAGAGGTTGAGATCGCAGACTGTCGGGACGGCTTCGGGTCTCAACTTTATCGTTGGATGGGTCGTGTCGTTCTGTACACCCTACTTCATCAACCCAGATAAACTGGGATGGGGGCCGAAGTATGGGTATATCTGGGGGTCAAGCAATCTGGTCCTTGCTCTCTGGGCATTCTTCTATGTGCCTGAGACAAAGgggaggagcttggagcAGTTGGAAGAGCTGtttgagaagggggtgagcGCGAGAAAGTTCTCGTCCTATGTTGTGGAACGCCAGCTCGTCGAGGATTCTGTTGGCGGGGTACCCgcagagaaagaaaaggctACCACGGTGCAGGtagatgatgttgagaagagATGA
- a CDS encoding hypothetical protein (EggNog:ENOG503PXNJ), translating to MGNNVCAPRGQNGYSCDFEIVRSSFFGNLSANNFDSGNVSALEEMEQVGADPDIAGPGRVHHILNKILLSWSDQQIVLGIAISTAAFEEWCSFSTYHLNIIKHWLILSSITHVNALLVHCNYFQKKKIMATTLRAGLISLHVIFTGVVVFGHGQAAENKIPEIHHQTPLQILPASCFFANSTRPSLIQQMHVEMPETETSSLSSKSLFIWGIVLIVCSKLTLLRHLWATEDRKKRRFMVWCIRLALLGLNVALGVIAITGVQSIRSWMSDEGLIDISDGSESEYSYGQYLSAYLALFAAFQIAESFFEDIEE from the exons ATGGGAAACAATGTATGCGCTCCAAGGGGACAAAATGGCTATAGCTGCGACTTCGAGATTGTCAGGAGTAGCTTCTTTGGAAACCTTTCGGCAAATAACTTTGACTCTGGCAACGTCAGTGCCCTTGAAGAGATGGAGCAAGTCGGAGCAGATCCTGACATTGCCGGGCCCGGC AGAGTCCACCATATTCTCAACAAGATCCTGCTCTCGTGGAGCGATCAGCAAATTGTCCTTGGTATTGCAATTAGCACAGCTGCGTTTGAAGAGTGGTGCAGCTTCTCAACCTACCACCTTAACATCATCAAACACTGGCTGATTCTCTCTTCCATCACCCATGTCAACGCCCTCCTTGTCCACTGCAATTACttccaaaagaaaaagattaTGGCAACAACATTGAGAGCTGGACTTATCTCCCTTCATGTCATCTTCACCGGTGTTGTGGTATTCGGACACGGACAAGCTGCCGAGAACAAAATCCCCGAAATCCACCATCAAACGCCCCTGCAAATCCTGCCAGCAAGCTGCTTCTTTGCAAACTCCACAAGACCCAGCCTCATTCAACAAATGCATGTGGAAATGCCGGAAACCGAGACCAGTTCACTTTCGAGCAAGTCGCTGTTCATCTGGGGAATTGTGCTGATTGTTTGCAGCAAGCTGACACTGTTACGTCATCTTTGGGCGACTGAGGATAGGAAGAAGCGTCGTTTCATGGTATGGTGCATTCGACTAGCCCTGCTTGGACTGAATGTGGCACTGGGTGTAATTGCAATCACTGGTGTCCAAAGCATTCGCAGCTGGATGAGTGATGAAGGCTTGATTGATATTTCAGACGGCTCGGAGAGCGAGTATTCTTACGGGCAGTACCTCTCAGCTTATTTGGCATTGTTTGCTGCCTTCCAGATTGCTGAAAGCTTCTTTG AAGATATTGAGGAGTAG
- a CDS encoding hypothetical protein (COG:C; CAZy:AA7; EggNog:ENOG503NYNT), giving the protein MSRMEEAIQALEKQQITVFKPASPEYRHAIASSNLLRRFSRPACVVRPKSATEVQAVISQAREKKLKVTVKCNGHSYAGHSTAVEGISLDLRDMNNASLDMDSMIITMDAVSRWGMVYETLVIGKHDRFIINGGGCPTVGVSGFILGGGLGPFTRSFGMGCDTLVEAKVVTADGRLITVRETSKKGSPEERLFWALQGAGAASFGVVVRMKLRVRKLSSLNGFVVAGRYQWFRTDGITDDVVKVMNAFYLTNWPDKMTIDSICTCDLRQSNKGGVKFNISFNGSKSEYDRTIEKLLQSTRCLYETLASQWLEEMERAYPQNKTYELYSSFVFGNDDKGTIEKVTDTITRLMLMASFHKEFDGEQVNFLVTWIHSGGKSNEEETDRFRLLLAESSVPRLCYDRVGRQVDGGGYKAFLGQGEEGALAAIV; this is encoded by the exons ATGAGCAGGATGGAAGAAGCTATTCAAGCCCTCGAGAAACAACAGATAACTGTGTTTAAGCCCGCAAGTCCCGAGTACAGACACGCGATTGCCAGCTCGAACCTTTTGCGCCGTTTTTCGAGGCCTGCCTGCGTCGTCCGACCCAAGTCAGCCACCGAAGTCCAGGCGGTCATCAGCCAAGCGCGCGAGAAGAAACTCAAGGTGACAGTCAAGTGCAATGGCCATTCTTACGCCGGTCATTCAACAGCTGTCGAGGGCATTTCTCTCGACTTGCGGGACATGAACAATGCATCTTTAGATATGGACTCCATGATCATCACCATGGACGCTGTATCCCGGTGGGGCATGGTGTATGAGACGTTAGTCATTGGGAAACACGACAGGTTTATCATCAACGGGGGGGGATGCCCGACTGTGGGTGTGAGTGGTTTCATCCTcggtggtgggcttggtCCGTTTACCCGAAGCTTCGGGATGGGGTGTGACACGCTTGTGGAGGCGAAGGTTGTAACAGCTGATGGGAGGTTGATCACGGTCAGAGAGACGTCCAAGAAGGGGTCCCCGGAGGAGAGGCTGTTTTGGGCTCTCCAAGGCGCTGGCGCTGCCAgctttggtgttgtggtgcGGATGAAGCTCAGGGTTCGGAAGCTGAGCAGCTTGAACGGATTTGTAGTGGCTGGGAGATACCAGTGGTTTCGCACAGACGGGATTACCGATGACGTCGTGAAGGTAATGAACGCATTCTACCTGACAAACTGGCCGGATAAGATGACGATTGACTCGATTTGCACATGTGACCTCAGACAGTCAAACAAGGGCGGCGTCAAATTCAATATTTCTTTCAACGGCAGCAAGAGTGAATACGACAGGACCATCGAGAAGCTGCTTCAA TCGACACGGTGTCTGTACGAAACCCTCGCAAGTCAGTGGTTGGAGGAAATGGAGCGAGCGTATCCACAGAACAAGACTTACGAGCTGTACAGCTCCTTTGTTTTCGGAAATGATGACAAGGGCACCATAGAGAAGGTTACTGACACCATTACacggttgatgttgatggcgaGTTTTCACAAAGAGTTTGACGGAGAACAGGTCAACTTCCTCGTCACATGGATTCACTCAGGAGGCAAAAGCAACGAAGAGGAAACCGACCGATTCCGCCTTCTTCTGGCGGAAAGCAGTGTTCCACGCCTATGTTACGATCGAGTGGGTAGACAAGTGGATGGAGGTGGATATAAGGCGTTTCTTGGCcagggtgaagaaggagcttTGGCCGCTATCGTTTAA